In a genomic window of Argonema galeatum A003/A1:
- a CDS encoding Uma2 family endonuclease, whose product MVNTSNQHRLLTAEELPHSDDTPVDNELQNFIPNLLLNILLDIWSARPDWFFGVDMAVYHDQEKPAIVPDGFLAVGVPRYTGDGGRLSYLFWQENNVVPSLVIEVVSHKYNGEYEDKLESYQQLGVLYYVVYNLFAGRRGRHKNRQPIEVYKLVNNKYELLTGNPVWMPEIELGIGCESHNYADWEREWVFWYDENGHRFLTEREKIATAEAAMLLLSQEKEQERQAKEQERQAKEQERQAKEKLAEYLRSIGINPDDIT is encoded by the coding sequence ATGGTTAATACTTCTAATCAACACAGATTACTAACCGCCGAAGAACTCCCCCACTCTGACGATACTCCTGTGGATAACGAGCTTCAAAACTTTATTCCCAATCTACTTTTAAATATCCTACTTGATATCTGGAGCGCCCGTCCTGATTGGTTCTTTGGTGTAGATATGGCGGTTTACCACGACCAGGAAAAACCAGCTATTGTCCCCGATGGATTCCTAGCAGTAGGAGTCCCAAGATACACAGGTGATGGTGGTCGCCTCAGTTATTTGTTCTGGCAAGAAAACAATGTTGTACCGAGCCTAGTAATAGAAGTAGTTTCTCATAAGTACAACGGTGAGTATGAGGATAAGTTAGAAAGTTATCAACAGTTAGGCGTTCTCTACTATGTGGTTTATAATTTGTTCGCAGGTCGAAGAGGAAGGCATAAAAATAGGCAGCCAATCGAAGTCTATAAGTTAGTGAATAATAAATACGAGTTACTGACAGGAAATCCGGTCTGGATGCCCGAAATTGAATTAGGAATTGGGTGTGAATCCCACAACTATGCTGACTGGGAGAGAGAATGGGTATTCTGGTATGACGAGAATGGTCACAGGTTCTTGACTGAAAGAGAGAAAATTGCCACCGCAGAAGCAGCAATGCTGCTTCTGTCGCAGGAAAAGGAGCAAGAACGTCAAGCTAAAGAGCAGGAACGTCAAGCTAAAGAGCAAGAACGTCAAGCTAAAGAAAAACTAGCTGAATACCTCAGATCGATCGGTATTAATCCTGACGATATCACTTGA
- a CDS encoding homocysteine biosynthesis protein, which yields MRTIAEINDKISRESAVVCTVEELKARVAQVGISQTAKEVDVITTGSFEPMESSGAIINLGQTDPPIKIRSCWLDGVLAYSGFGAVDLYLGATQSVDYPSTVEAGDDSESKERGGGHVIEDLIAGKPVQLRATGQATDCYPRASFETTITRDTINQFYLYNPRNLYQNFIVGVNGGDRPLYTHLGPLQPQLANAVYSNPGAISPLFNDPNLQLIGIGTRIFLGGGIGYVAWEGTQHFPLQKRLPNQTPIGPAATLALIGDAKQMNRRWVRGCYFKNYGPSLMLGVAVPLPVLYEEVVEKCAVADKDLVAPVVDFSIPRRVRPTFGLVSYAQLKSGRITIEGKQVRVAPLASIYLSRQVALELKQWIEEGKFTLTERVAPIPMDRSFLPQDRWGATIALE from the coding sequence ATGCGGACAATTGCCGAAATAAACGACAAAATCAGCCGTGAATCAGCGGTAGTCTGTACTGTCGAAGAATTAAAAGCACGAGTGGCACAAGTTGGCATCAGCCAAACCGCTAAAGAAGTGGATGTCATCACCACCGGCAGTTTTGAACCGATGGAATCTTCGGGAGCAATAATCAACTTAGGACAAACCGATCCGCCGATTAAAATTCGCTCCTGCTGGTTAGATGGAGTCTTAGCTTATTCTGGATTTGGGGCAGTAGATTTGTATCTGGGAGCGACTCAAAGCGTCGATTACCCCAGCACCGTAGAAGCAGGCGATGATTCAGAATCCAAAGAACGGGGAGGCGGTCATGTAATTGAAGACTTAATTGCCGGAAAACCAGTGCAATTGCGAGCGACCGGACAGGCAACAGATTGCTATCCTCGTGCATCCTTTGAGACAACCATAACCCGCGATACAATCAACCAATTTTATCTCTACAATCCCCGAAATTTATATCAGAATTTTATCGTGGGAGTGAATGGAGGCGATCGGCCCTTATATACCCACCTCGGCCCTTTGCAACCGCAACTTGCCAACGCTGTTTACTCCAACCCCGGCGCAATTTCTCCCCTCTTCAACGACCCTAACCTGCAACTAATCGGCATTGGCACCCGCATTTTCTTAGGCGGTGGCATCGGTTACGTAGCTTGGGAAGGCACCCAGCACTTTCCATTACAAAAACGCCTGCCGAATCAGACACCAATAGGCCCCGCTGCCACCCTCGCCTTAATTGGAGATGCCAAACAGATGAACCGTCGTTGGGTACGCGGTTGTTACTTCAAAAATTACGGCCCTTCCTTAATGCTTGGTGTCGCTGTGCCGCTGCCTGTTTTGTATGAGGAAGTAGTAGAAAAATGCGCTGTAGCCGACAAAGATTTAGTAGCGCCAGTGGTGGATTTTTCCATCCCCCGGCGCGTGCGTCCCACCTTTGGTTTGGTAAGCTACGCTCAGCTAAAATCCGGTCGCATTACTATTGAGGGAAAACAAGTCAGAGTTGCCCCTCTTGCCAGTATATATCTGTCGCGGCAAGTAGCCTTAGAGTTGAAACAGTGGATTGAAGAAGGGAAATTTACCCTTACCGAAAGAGTTGCCCCCATTCCAATGGATCGATCTTTTTTACCACAAGACCGATGGGGGGCGACTATTGCTTTAGAGTGA
- a CDS encoding AI-2E family transporter has product MNLGQTLGLLVLAICLYILWQIRQVILLVFAAVVLATALNRLARRLQQSGLKRLWAVLLSIGILLAVLFGFFLLIVPPFVNEVQQLIDLFPKGVNRINQLLNLFRTNIPSQFNQYLPDINNLIGQLQPVVNQLLGGSVAFFSNTLGAILSFLLVLVLTLMMLAQPKSYRKTFVRLFPSFYRRRVDGILDQCEVALGRWIIGALISMSVVALLSIIGLSALGVRLALAQGVLAGLLNFIPNIGPTLSVVLPMTIALLDAPWKSVAVLILYFIIQQFESNLLTPYVMAQQVALLPAITLMSQVFFATFFGFLGLILALPLTVVGQVWVREVLIVDILDPWHSRREAAFDVAGIDESQAAGQADRKAPILPDDAPKTQIQSSVEDEDTN; this is encoded by the coding sequence GTGAATTTGGGTCAAACGCTCGGCTTATTAGTCTTAGCCATCTGTTTATATATTCTGTGGCAAATTCGGCAAGTGATCTTACTGGTGTTCGCCGCTGTTGTGTTAGCGACTGCCTTGAATCGACTGGCGCGGCGGCTGCAACAGTCAGGATTGAAGCGATTGTGGGCCGTACTGCTGTCGATCGGCATCCTGCTAGCGGTTCTGTTTGGCTTTTTCTTGCTGATTGTGCCGCCGTTCGTGAATGAAGTTCAACAATTGATAGATTTGTTCCCCAAAGGGGTAAATCGCATAAATCAGTTGCTGAATCTGTTCAGAACTAACATTCCAAGCCAATTCAATCAGTATCTGCCGGATATTAACAACCTGATCGGACAACTGCAACCCGTAGTCAATCAGCTCTTGGGCGGCTCAGTCGCTTTTTTCTCGAATACTCTGGGAGCTATCCTTAGCTTTTTGCTGGTGCTGGTTTTGACACTGATGATGTTAGCCCAGCCCAAATCTTACCGCAAGACGTTTGTGCGGTTGTTTCCCTCCTTTTACCGGCGGCGGGTAGACGGCATTTTGGATCAATGCGAAGTAGCGCTAGGTAGATGGATTATTGGCGCTCTGATTAGCATGAGTGTAGTTGCCTTGTTAAGCATAATCGGCTTATCGGCTTTGGGGGTAAGGCTGGCGCTGGCCCAAGGGGTTTTGGCAGGATTATTAAACTTTATTCCCAATATTGGCCCAACGTTGAGTGTGGTGCTACCGATGACGATCGCACTCTTGGATGCTCCCTGGAAATCTGTTGCCGTATTGATTCTTTACTTCATCATCCAGCAATTTGAGAGTAACCTCCTCACTCCCTACGTAATGGCTCAACAGGTGGCGCTGCTACCAGCTATCACATTAATGTCCCAAGTTTTCTTCGCTACATTCTTTGGCTTTTTGGGACTGATTTTGGCTCTTCCTCTAACTGTAGTCGGCCAAGTCTGGGTAAGAGAAGTGCTGATCGTAGATATCTTAGATCCGTGGCACAGCCGACGCGAAGCAGCCTTTGATGTAGCTGGCATTGATGAATCCCAAGCAGCAGGCCAAGCCGATAGAAAGGCTCCTATCTTGCCCGATGACGCGCCAAAAACTCAAATACAATCCAGCGTTGAAGATGAAGATACCAATTAG
- a CDS encoding bestrophin family protein yields the protein MITERQPWFKAVFQLQGSVVPAVLPRVIVCGVFGFVISILHLFAFHLYMPTLASVIPSIVLGLLLVFRTNTAYERFWEGRKFWGNIVNAVRNLARQIWVSVEEREPKDKNAKISALRLLVAFAVATKLHLRSEPIDSDLEGLISQSRYQKLKSMNNPPLEIAFWIEDYLQEQYERNCLDSYQLNSLKELLNILVDCLGGCERIIKTPIPLAYAIHLKQLLLLYCFSLPFQMVDDFGLFTGLIVSLVSFTLLGVEEIALEIENPFGHDPNDLPLDAICATMQRNIEDLITLAPSVRDWKTTKIEDLSVKPGTSEF from the coding sequence ATGATTACGGAAAGACAACCTTGGTTTAAAGCTGTTTTCCAGTTGCAAGGTTCAGTAGTTCCAGCAGTTTTACCCCGCGTAATTGTGTGTGGAGTTTTTGGTTTTGTCATATCGATACTTCACTTGTTTGCATTTCATCTATATATGCCGACATTGGCTAGTGTCATTCCCAGTATCGTCTTAGGTTTATTATTGGTTTTTCGGACAAATACAGCTTACGAACGATTTTGGGAAGGGCGCAAATTTTGGGGAAATATAGTCAATGCAGTGCGTAACTTGGCTCGTCAAATTTGGGTATCGGTAGAAGAACGAGAACCAAAAGATAAAAATGCCAAAATTTCAGCCCTGCGGTTATTGGTTGCTTTTGCAGTTGCTACCAAGTTGCATTTAAGGTCAGAGCCGATCGACAGCGATTTAGAAGGATTAATATCCCAGTCACGTTATCAAAAGCTCAAGAGTATGAACAATCCTCCTCTGGAAATAGCTTTCTGGATTGAAGATTACTTACAGGAGCAGTACGAACGGAACTGCCTTGATAGTTATCAACTGAATTCTCTGAAAGAGTTGCTAAATATTTTAGTAGATTGTTTAGGTGGCTGCGAACGGATTATCAAAACTCCAATTCCTCTAGCATATGCCATTCACCTCAAACAGCTATTATTACTTTATTGCTTCTCATTACCATTTCAAATGGTAGATGATTTCGGTCTTTTTACTGGATTAATAGTATCTTTGGTAAGTTTCACTTTGTTAGGCGTTGAAGAAATTGCCCTGGAAATTGAAAATCCCTTTGGGCACGATCCCAACGACCTCCCCTTAGATGCAATTTGCGCCACTATGCAGCGAAATATTGAAGATTTAATCACCCTGGCTCCCAGTGTCAGGGATTGGAAGACGACAAAAATTGAGGATCTATCTGTGAAACCGGGAACATCAGAATTCTGA
- a CDS encoding SDR family NAD(P)-dependent oxidoreductase produces the protein MNVEGKTALITGASRGIGRAIAVELAQQGAKRLLLVARDRQRLAEVAAEIEAYGTETVILALDLSQMVEVNIAIAQAWRDYGPIHLLVNCAGVAHQSPFLKSPLPNVQQEITINLMGMYTMTRLVARRMATQREGTIVNVSSLMGKIAAPTMATYSATKFAIVGFTQALRGELAEHNIRVIALLPSLTDTDMVRELQWFRWVVPVTPQKVAKALIDGLQNESQEILVGWQSHLAVWGQRIAPWLIERVLLMAAPVDKDRRKRYRRLKEA, from the coding sequence ATGAACGTAGAAGGAAAAACGGCTCTAATTACTGGAGCCTCGCGTGGAATTGGACGAGCGATCGCAGTAGAATTAGCGCAACAAGGAGCGAAACGCTTGTTATTGGTAGCACGCGATCGGCAGCGGTTAGCGGAAGTTGCTGCCGAAATCGAGGCTTATGGCACAGAAACCGTGATTTTGGCGTTAGATTTATCTCAAATGGTAGAGGTGAATATTGCGATCGCCCAAGCTTGGCGAGATTACGGCCCAATTCATCTGCTTGTTAATTGTGCAGGAGTTGCACATCAATCGCCTTTCTTGAAATCTCCATTGCCAAATGTACAACAAGAAATCACCATTAATTTAATGGGAATGTACACTATGACTCGTTTAGTGGCGCGACGCATGGCAACACAAAGGGAAGGCACAATTGTTAACGTTTCAAGCTTGATGGGTAAGATTGCCGCACCGACAATGGCGACTTATTCAGCTACTAAGTTTGCCATAGTGGGATTCACCCAAGCTTTGCGCGGCGAATTAGCTGAACACAATATCCGGGTGATAGCTTTGCTGCCATCTTTAACGGATACTGACATGGTGCGAGAATTGCAGTGGTTTCGATGGGTGGTGCCTGTGACTCCCCAGAAAGTGGCTAAGGCACTTATCGACGGGTTGCAAAACGAATCCCAGGAAATTTTAGTCGGATGGCAAAGTCATTTAGCAGTGTGGGGTCAGCGCATTGCACCTTGGCTAATCGAGAGAGTTTTGCTGATGGCTGCGCCCGTGGACAAGGATAGACGAAAACGCTATCGACGATTGAAGGAGGCTTAG
- a CDS encoding endonuclease domain-containing protein: protein MSKDSQAEAKILSNSSPPSPWTGRGLGGGVDTPSEQTWQTPPELWDKLKPLARQMRREPTPAEQKLWEKLRNKQFLGYKFRRQHTIDRFIVDFYCGQAHLVVEVDGSVHDYTQEEDAIRQEFLESLELRVIRFTNSEVLNSVEIVLEQIAVELGK from the coding sequence ATGAGCAAAGACTCACAAGCAGAGGCAAAGATATTATCTAACTCCAGTCCCCCCTCCCCGTGGACGGGGAGGGGGTTAGGGGGTGGGGTTGACACGCCATCGGAACAAACTTGGCAAACCCCGCCTGAACTATGGGATAAACTCAAACCATTGGCTCGACAAATGCGGCGCGAACCTACTCCAGCAGAACAGAAACTTTGGGAGAAATTAAGAAATAAACAATTCTTGGGGTATAAGTTCCGCCGTCAGCATACAATCGATCGCTTTATAGTAGATTTTTATTGCGGACAAGCGCATCTAGTTGTAGAGGTGGATGGTTCTGTTCACGATTACACGCAGGAGGAAGATGCGATACGTCAGGAATTTTTGGAAAGTTTGGAGTTGCGGGTAATCAGGTTTACTAATTCAGAGGTTTTGAATTCTGTAGAAATCGTACTGGAACAGATTGCTGTTGAGTTGGGGAAGTAG
- a CDS encoding retron system putative HNH endonuclease has translation MANPAATKEQIAKAEKNVESAINKYRQKEIKDALERMFHGKCAYCESQVTTTGYGDIEHFCPKRNPRCVNLTFEWSNLLLSCEKCNDAGHKGTQFPIDSNGNPLLIDPTDEETDINQHLDFSWDVVDGARVEGRDVRGKEVERIFDLNSDRGSRKELIKHRSARVKQILSLLKIAQQTANPDAIALLKEHCQPSAEYSAFALVHILPYLAHNFRDPEAIDLLREVSRRSTEYAAFALDRDLPSIS, from the coding sequence ATGGCTAATCCTGCTGCGACAAAAGAACAAATTGCTAAGGCTGAAAAAAATGTTGAGAGCGCTATCAATAAATATCGGCAAAAAGAAATTAAGGATGCTCTTGAACGGATGTTTCATGGAAAATGTGCCTACTGTGAAAGCCAGGTAACAACTACTGGATATGGAGACATCGAACACTTTTGTCCAAAACGAAATCCGAGGTGCGTTAACTTGACTTTTGAGTGGAGCAATCTGCTGCTATCGTGTGAGAAATGCAACGATGCTGGACACAAAGGAACGCAATTCCCAATTGACTCAAATGGCAATCCTTTGCTAATAGATCCAACTGATGAAGAAACAGACATAAATCAGCATCTTGATTTTTCTTGGGATGTTGTAGATGGCGCAAGAGTAGAAGGTCGTGATGTACGGGGAAAGGAGGTTGAACGGATCTTCGATCTTAATAGCGATCGCGGCAGCAGAAAGGAATTAATTAAGCATCGCAGCGCTCGCGTTAAGCAGATACTATCTTTGCTAAAAATTGCTCAACAAACTGCTAATCCGGATGCGATCGCACTTCTAAAAGAACATTGCCAACCCAGCGCTGAATATAGTGCCTTTGCCCTAGTGCATATTCTCCCTTACCTCGCTCACAATTTTCGCGATCCAGAGGCGATCGACCTTTTAAGAGAAGTTAGTCGCCGCAGTACTGAATATGCCGCCTTTGCACTCGATCGCGATCTGCCGAGTATTTCTTGA
- a CDS encoding AAA family ATPase, which produces MWVESITLSNIKCFREEKILFTRNNGTGHKASPYYWITLLGENGVGKSTLLQALALLLAGPEAAKELLPRPTGWVCDPSKPGKLTAALHRDENDAGSFGEERKRQTFSYSYFVTGGIPVKVGKKKETYTEPVLIEESFPRLSWLRTNAFASGSKGWFAVGYGAFRRLTRVSQVLIPSLEPAKRSSNFITQFNEDSALSSFERWMVYLEFRIAKDKNDDKAIKMRNVGEKVIEKLLPGEAKIAEVTADGLIQFTVNGQTVPTISLSDGFRSVIALAGDLIWRLLQAFPDLDDPAKASGVVLIDELDIHLHPSWQRQIAGWLREAFPNLQFIIATHSPLVAAGGGEDALTLRLDMVDGEVQITKINDISAYDSDYILRSPAFGLESTHSPEAQQKINRYYELRTKIDRLIGEERKEYEQLRRFMKEAQPIGGPPEPGSLEARTKAFLEANLP; this is translated from the coding sequence ATGTGGGTTGAAAGCATCACTCTTAGCAATATTAAATGCTTTCGAGAAGAGAAGATACTCTTTACTCGAAATAACGGCACTGGTCATAAGGCTTCGCCCTATTATTGGATTACCTTATTAGGGGAAAACGGAGTAGGAAAAAGCACATTACTGCAAGCACTAGCCCTACTTTTAGCAGGGCCAGAAGCCGCTAAAGAACTCCTCCCTCGTCCTACTGGCTGGGTTTGTGACCCCTCAAAACCAGGCAAGCTTACCGCAGCTCTGCACCGAGATGAAAATGATGCCGGAAGTTTTGGTGAAGAGAGAAAAAGGCAAACTTTCTCCTATTCCTACTTTGTTACTGGTGGAATACCCGTCAAAGTCGGTAAAAAAAAGGAAACATATACTGAACCCGTACTGATTGAAGAAAGTTTCCCACGCCTAAGTTGGCTGCGGACAAATGCCTTCGCTTCAGGCAGTAAAGGATGGTTTGCTGTGGGTTATGGTGCTTTCCGCCGACTCACACGAGTCAGCCAAGTTCTGATACCCAGCCTAGAACCAGCAAAGCGCTCCAGCAATTTCATCACGCAGTTTAATGAAGATAGTGCCTTAAGTTCATTTGAGCGGTGGATGGTTTACCTAGAATTCCGCATTGCTAAAGATAAGAATGATGATAAAGCTATAAAAATGCGGAATGTGGGAGAAAAAGTGATCGAAAAGCTTCTTCCTGGAGAGGCAAAAATTGCTGAAGTAACTGCTGATGGTCTGATCCAGTTCACAGTGAACGGTCAGACAGTTCCAACGATTAGTCTATCCGATGGGTTTCGCAGCGTTATAGCCTTGGCTGGTGATTTAATCTGGCGCTTACTTCAGGCTTTTCCCGACTTGGACGACCCAGCCAAAGCATCCGGCGTTGTGTTGATCGATGAACTGGATATCCATCTACACCCATCCTGGCAAAGACAAATTGCTGGTTGGTTACGGGAAGCATTTCCTAATCTTCAATTCATCATCGCTACCCACAGTCCTCTGGTTGCAGCTGGAGGAGGAGAAGATGCTCTCACTCTCCGTTTAGATATGGTGGATGGTGAAGTTCAGATAACGAAAATCAACGATATTTCAGCTTACGATTCTGACTATATCCTCAGAAGTCCTGCATTTGGGTTGGAATCTACCCATTCTCCTGAAGCACAGCAGAAAATTAATCGTTATTACGAACTCAGAACAAAGATAGATCGTTTGATTGGGGAAGAACGGAAGGAGTACGAGCAACTCAGGCGGTTTATGAAGGAAGCACAACCGATTGGCGGCCCTCCTGAACCAGGTAGTTTAGAAGCTCGAACTAAAGCTTTTTTGGAGGCAAATTTGCCTTGA
- a CDS encoding DUF4058 family protein — MPSPFLGMNPYLEHPDLWPGVHHWLIIEIARLLAPQLRPKYIVAVEVRMYETTGEDSLLVGIPDVVVQRPLTETNPTTTNVAVAAPPAQPVTVTIPVPEIRKQGYLEILEVETKEVVTAIEILSPVNKRSGKGREAYESKRHKVLGSLTNLVEIDLLRSGQAMPFFSNGIQSHYRILVCRSAKRPLADLYAFNLQSEIPKFPIPLKSPDVEPVVDLQALLNSVYDVAGYDMRINYRRDPVPSLSESDAVWADALLREQGLR, encoded by the coding sequence ATGCCTTCTCCATTTTTGGGAATGAATCCTTATTTAGAACATCCTGACTTATGGCCGGGAGTACATCATTGGCTAATTATTGAAATTGCGAGGCTTTTGGCTCCTCAATTGCGCCCTAAGTACATAGTCGCCGTTGAAGTCAGAATGTATGAAACCACTGGGGAAGATTCCCTGCTTGTGGGAATTCCCGATGTTGTGGTACAACGTCCTTTAACTGAAACAAACCCTACGACAACGAATGTCGCTGTCGCTGCACCTCCAGCACAACCTGTAACGGTAACAATTCCCGTACCTGAAATTCGCAAACAGGGGTATTTAGAGATTCTAGAAGTGGAAACAAAAGAAGTAGTAACGGCAATAGAAATTCTCTCACCTGTTAACAAACGTTCTGGGAAAGGGCGAGAAGCATACGAGTCTAAACGTCACAAAGTATTAGGAAGCTTGACGAATTTAGTGGAAATTGATTTATTGCGAAGCGGTCAAGCAATGCCATTTTTCAGTAATGGTATTCAGAGTCATTATCGAATTTTGGTTTGTCGGAGTGCTAAGCGTCCTTTGGCAGATTTATATGCGTTTAACTTACAAAGTGAAATTCCTAAATTTCCGATTCCGTTAAAGTCACCAGATGTCGAACCAGTAGTAGATTTGCAAGCATTATTAAATAGTGTATATGACGTAGCAGGTTATGATATGCGAATAAATTATAGGCGCGATCCGGTGCCTTCGCTTTCAGAATCAGATGCAGTTTGGGCAGATGCGCTGTTGCGAGAGCAAGGTTTACGGTGA
- a CDS encoding DUF6232 family protein, producing MPASPLEDQPLYNKGDIRVTRTLLEISGTQYQIRNIDTVKIITKEPDRSLAWNCLFIGVLMLAACVFYVSLEFFLVTLIVIGLGINWLISLKDTHTLLIATTEGNQTSYSSENLEDIKAIRSALEAAIARLA from the coding sequence ATGCCAGCCTCACCGTTAGAAGACCAACCCCTTTACAACAAAGGAGATATTCGCGTTACCAGGACTTTGCTTGAGATTTCAGGAACTCAATATCAGATTCGCAATATCGATACTGTCAAAATTATAACAAAAGAGCCCGATCGCAGTCTAGCTTGGAATTGCCTTTTTATTGGTGTTTTAATGCTGGCAGCCTGTGTTTTTTACGTATCGCTGGAATTCTTCTTGGTAACGCTGATAGTAATAGGACTTGGAATTAATTGGCTGATTTCTTTGAAGGATACACACACACTTTTAATCGCCACTACTGAAGGCAACCAGACAAGTTATAGTTCTGAGAATCTTGAGGATATTAAAGCGATTCGATCGGCATTAGAAGCAGCGATAGCGAGATTGGCATAG
- a CDS encoding UbiD family decarboxylase yields MARDLRGFIKLLEERGQLRRISALVDPDLEVAEISNRMLQRGGPGLLFENVKGSPYPIAVNLMGTVERICWAMNMERPEELEGLGKKLSMLQQPKPPKKISQAVEFGKVLFDVLKAKPGRDFFPACHQVVIQGNDLDLTKIPMIRPYPGDAGKIITLGLVITRDCETGTPNVGVYRLQLQSRNTMTVHWLSVRGGARHLRKAAERGKKLEVAIALGVDPLIIMAAATPIPVDLSEWLFAGLYGGSGVNLAKCKTVDLEVPADSEIVLEGTITPGEMLPDGPFGDHMGYYGGVEDSPIIRFQCMTHRKDPIYLTTFSGRPPKEEAMMAIALNRIYTPILRQQVSEIVDFFLPMEALSYKAAIISIDKAYPGQARRAALAFWSALPQFTYTKFVIVVDKDINIRDPRQVVWAISSKVDPSRDVFILPNTPFDTLDFASEKIGLGGRMGIDATTKIPPETEHEWGAPLESDRDVAAMVERRWAEYGLADLQLGEVDPNLFGYDMR; encoded by the coding sequence ATGGCAAGAGACTTGCGGGGATTCATCAAACTGCTGGAAGAAAGGGGACAATTGCGGCGAATTTCAGCCTTGGTTGACCCTGATTTGGAAGTGGCCGAAATTTCCAACCGGATGTTGCAACGGGGTGGCCCAGGGTTGCTGTTTGAAAACGTGAAAGGATCGCCGTATCCCATAGCTGTCAACCTGATGGGGACGGTGGAACGAATTTGCTGGGCGATGAATATGGAACGCCCAGAGGAGTTGGAAGGACTGGGTAAAAAGCTGAGTATGCTGCAACAGCCTAAGCCACCGAAGAAGATTTCTCAGGCTGTGGAGTTTGGTAAGGTGCTGTTTGACGTTTTGAAAGCCAAACCGGGACGTGATTTTTTCCCTGCTTGTCACCAAGTTGTAATCCAAGGGAACGATCTGGATCTTACTAAAATTCCGATGATTCGACCTTATCCGGGAGATGCTGGGAAGATTATCACGCTGGGGTTGGTGATTACAAGAGATTGCGAGACGGGTACGCCGAACGTGGGGGTGTATCGGCTGCAATTGCAATCTCGCAATACGATGACGGTGCATTGGTTGTCGGTGCGGGGTGGGGCGCGGCATTTGCGGAAGGCGGCGGAACGGGGGAAGAAGTTGGAAGTTGCGATCGCACTCGGCGTCGATCCCCTCATCATCATGGCAGCCGCCACACCCATCCCCGTAGACTTATCGGAATGGCTGTTTGCTGGACTCTACGGCGGTTCTGGAGTAAATTTGGCGAAATGCAAAACGGTGGATTTGGAAGTGCCAGCGGACTCGGAAATCGTCTTAGAAGGGACGATTACGCCGGGGGAAATGTTACCGGACGGGCCTTTTGGCGACCACATGGGATATTACGGCGGGGTGGAAGATTCGCCGATTATCCGCTTCCAGTGTATGACCCATCGCAAAGACCCGATTTATTTGACCACGTTTAGCGGTCGTCCGCCGAAGGAAGAGGCGATGATGGCGATCGCGCTTAACCGCATCTACACTCCCATTTTGCGGCAACAAGTCTCGGAAATTGTCGATTTCTTCCTACCGATGGAAGCCCTGAGTTATAAGGCAGCAATTATTTCAATTGATAAAGCTTATCCCGGTCAAGCGCGACGTGCGGCTTTAGCTTTTTGGAGTGCCTTACCGCAATTTACATACACCAAATTTGTCATTGTTGTGGATAAAGATATCAACATTAGAGATCCGCGTCAAGTGGTGTGGGCAATTAGTTCTAAAGTTGACCCGTCGAGAGATGTCTTTATTCTGCCAAATACACCTTTTGATACTCTGGATTTTGCGAGTGAAAAGATTGGTTTGGGCGGACGAATGGGAATTGATGCGACTACCAAGATTCCGCCGGAAACAGAACACGAATGGGGCGCACCTTTGGAGTCGGATCGAGATGTGGCGGCGATGGTAGAAAGACGTTGGGCAGAGTATGGTTTGGCTGATTTGCAATTAGGAGAAGTTGACCCGAATTTGTTTGGATATGATATGAGGTAG
- a CDS encoding transposase-like zinc-binding domain-containing protein produces the protein MQCSKCESSEIRKNGRVRDKQRYRCKNCGYQFMEPKYLQPILNAEIESAPILNAPNISDAVTSLLSEKLTLPDVENLDKKAVEIDERKLIEKIIYLN, from the coding sequence ATGCAATGTTCCAAATGTGAATCTAGTGAAATTCGTAAAAATGGTCGCGTGCGCGACAAGCAAAGATACCGCTGTAAAAACTGCGGATATCAATTTATGGAGCCTAAATATTTACAGCCGATATTAAATGCTGAAATTGAGTCAGCACCAATTTTAAATGCACCGAATATATCTGATGCGGTAACGAGTTTACTCAGCGAAAAGCTAACACTACCAGACGTGGAAAATTTAGATAAAAAAGCGGTTGAGATTGACGAGAGAAAACTAATAGAAAAAATAATTTACCTGAATTGA